One Fusobacterium nucleatum genomic window carries:
- a CDS encoding iron ABC transporter permease, whose protein sequence is MKKKFFLMSLMITFIVITLSLSVGSVFIPIKSLLFLSPMDEYTKTILFDLRLPRILMAFLVGMLLASSGNVVQIIFQNPLADPYIIGIASSATFGAVIAYLLKLPEFFYGIVAFICCMVSTLLIFKISKRGNKIEINTLLIVGITLSSFLAGFTSFAIYMIGEDSFKITMWLMGYLGNASWNQIVFLIIPLIFSSAYFYAKRNELDILMLGDEQAHSLGIDIAKLKFYLLIVSSFVVAYSVAFTGMIGFVGLIVPHIMRNIIGPLNKRLIPFVLIYGGIFLLTCDTLGRIILAPVEIPIGVIASILGAPFFLYLALKRSRRK, encoded by the coding sequence ATGAAAAAAAAGTTTTTTTTAATGTCATTGATGATAACTTTTATAGTAATAACACTCTCTCTATCAGTAGGGAGTGTTTTTATTCCAATAAAAAGTTTATTATTTTTATCACCTATGGATGAATATACTAAAACAATACTATTTGATTTGAGATTACCAAGAATTTTAATGGCATTCTTGGTTGGAATGTTACTTGCTTCAAGTGGAAATGTTGTACAAATAATATTTCAAAATCCACTTGCTGATCCATACATAATAGGTATAGCTTCAAGTGCAACCTTTGGTGCTGTTATAGCTTATCTTTTAAAGTTGCCAGAATTTTTTTATGGAATAGTTGCTTTTATTTGTTGTATGGTGAGTACACTTCTAATTTTTAAAATCTCAAAAAGGGGGAATAAAATAGAGATTAATACCTTACTTATTGTTGGAATAACTTTATCATCATTTTTAGCAGGCTTTACATCTTTTGCTATCTATATGATAGGAGAAGATTCATTTAAAATCACTATGTGGCTTATGGGATATTTAGGTAATGCTAGTTGGAATCAAATAGTATTTTTAATAATTCCACTTATATTTTCTAGTGCATATTTTTATGCAAAAAGAAATGAACTTGATATACTGATGTTAGGTGATGAACAAGCACATTCATTAGGAATAGATATAGCAAAGTTAAAATTTTATTTACTTATAGTATCATCTTTTGTTGTAGCTTATTCTGTTGCTTTTACAGGAATGATTGGTTTTGTAGGACTTATTGTACCTCATATAATGAGAAATATTATTGGACCCTTAAATAAAAGATTGATTCCCTTTGTTTTAATCTATGGAGGTATATTTTTATTGACATGTGATACATTAGGAAGAATTATTCTAGCACCTGTTGAGATTCCAATAGGAGTTATAGCCTCTATATTAGGAGCACCATTCTTTCTATATTTAGCTTTGAAAAGAAGTAGGAGGAAATAA
- a CDS encoding ABC transporter ATP-binding protein: MAIINIEKLNYSYGRKEVLKELSLDIDENKLTGIIGPNGCGKSTLAKNIIKYINGKFESFKIMDTDIRELTHKKIAQLISYIPQKSIIIPNISVFDYVLLGRFPLLKNSWDNYSEQDYEIVEKNINLLNIRELKDRNIETLSGGELQKALLARALAQEAKILLLDEPTSALDLNNAVEFMKILKNISIKKNISVIIIIHDLNLASLFCDSLIILKDGRFIEKGSPKEVINEENIKSVYNLDCKVCYNENDKPYIIPKT; this comes from the coding sequence ATGGCAATAATAAATATAGAAAAACTTAATTATTCTTATGGAAGGAAAGAAGTTCTAAAAGAGTTAAGCTTAGATATAGATGAAAATAAATTAACAGGAATAATAGGTCCAAATGGGTGTGGAAAATCAACATTGGCTAAAAATATTATTAAATATATAAATGGTAAATTTGAATCTTTTAAAATAATGGATACTGATATAAGGGAACTTACTCATAAGAAAATAGCTCAGCTTATTTCATATATTCCACAAAAGAGTATAATAATTCCTAACATTTCTGTTTTTGACTATGTTTTATTAGGGAGATTTCCTTTATTAAAAAATTCTTGGGATAATTATTCTGAACAAGATTATGAAATAGTTGAAAAAAATATTAATTTATTGAATATTAGAGAATTAAAAGATAGAAATATTGAAACTCTATCAGGTGGAGAGTTACAAAAAGCATTATTGGCAAGAGCTTTGGCACAAGAGGCAAAAATTTTACTTTTAGATGAACCTACTTCAGCACTTGATTTGAATAATGCAGTTGAATTTATGAAAATTTTAAAAAATATTTCTATTAAAAAAAATATATCAGTAATTATTATTATTCATGATTTGAACTTAGCTTCATTATTTTGTGATAGTTTAATAATTTTAAAAGATGGAAGATTTATAGAAAAAGGAAGTCCAAAAGAAGTGATAAATGAGGAAAATATTAAATCTGTTTATAATTTAGATTGTAAAGTTTGCTATAATGAAAATGATAAACCTTATATAATACCAAAAACATAG
- a CDS encoding coproporphyrinogen III oxidase family protein: protein MFKIRYKSHHDVGNIISKFTQNLKASKSDFLDLLNRENKNKQLGIYFHTPYCDKICSFCNMNRKQLDNDLEEYTKYLCEEIKKYGAYEFCKTSEVDVVFFGGGTPTIFKKEQLESILKTLNENFKFAKDYEMTFETTLHNLSFEKLKVMEENRVNRISVGIQTFSNRGRKLLNRTYDKDYVVERLKEIKKRFSGLVCIDIIYNYANQTDEEVLQDADLLAEVGADSASFYSLMIHDGSDISKEREKDKSVYIYSLQRDEELHNLFYSRCIEKGYKLLELTKLTNGKDKYKYIRNNNSLKNLLPIGVGAGGRIQNIGAYNMNQQMSFYSKTSEINCNLSMISGLMQFDKFDLNEIKKYCSEEGYKIFYEKLKEFEKEGYIKIEDNFAFYELKGIFWGNSLVANIIEKIGRYL from the coding sequence ATGTTTAAGATAAGATATAAATCACATCATGATGTAGGAAATATTATTTCTAAATTTACACAAAATTTAAAAGCAAGTAAAAGTGATTTTTTAGATTTACTTAATAGAGAAAATAAAAACAAACAGTTAGGAATATATTTTCATACACCTTATTGTGATAAAATTTGTTCTTTTTGTAATATGAATAGAAAGCAACTTGATAATGATTTAGAAGAATATACAAAATATCTATGTGAAGAAATAAAAAAGTATGGAGCTTATGAATTTTGTAAAACAAGTGAAGTTGATGTTGTTTTTTTTGGTGGAGGAACTCCAACTATATTTAAAAAAGAGCAGTTGGAAAGTATATTAAAAACTTTAAATGAAAATTTTAAATTTGCAAAAGACTATGAAATGACTTTTGAAACAACCTTACATAATTTGAGTTTTGAGAAACTAAAAGTTATGGAAGAAAATCGAGTAAATAGAATAAGTGTAGGGATACAAACTTTTTCTAATAGAGGAAGAAAGCTTTTGAATAGAACTTATGATAAGGATTATGTTGTAGAAAGATTAAAAGAAATTAAAAAAAGATTCTCTGGACTTGTTTGTATAGATATAATTTATAACTATGCTAACCAAACAGATGAAGAAGTTTTACAAGATGCAGATTTATTAGCAGAAGTTGGTGCAGATAGTGCAAGTTTTTACTCACTTATGATACATGATGGTTCTGATATTTCTAAGGAAAGGGAAAAAGATAAATCAGTATATATTTATAGTTTGCAAAGAGATGAAGAATTACACAATCTTTTTTATAGTAGGTGTATTGAAAAAGGTTATAAACTTTTAGAGTTAACAAAATTAACTAATGGTAAGGATAAATATAAATACATAAGAAACAATAATTCTTTAAAAAACTTATTACCTATTGGAGTTGGAGCAGGTGGCCGTATTCAAAATATAGGAGCTTATAATATGAATCAACAAATGAGTTTTTATTCTAAAACATCAGAAATTAATTGTAATCTTTCTATGATTTCAGGCTTAATGCAGTTTGATAAATTTGATTTAAATGAGATAAAAAAATATTGTAGTGAAGAAGGCTATAAAATTTTTTATGAGAAATTAAAAGAATTTGAAAAAGAAGGATATATAAAAATTGAAGACAATTTTGCTTTTTACGAACTAAAAGGGATTTTTTGGGGAAACAGTTTAGTTGCAAATATTATTGAAAAAATTGGGAGGTACTTATGA
- a CDS encoding flavodoxin family protein has product MKTLIVYSTISGNTKAVCERIYEALNAEKEILNVKNIKNLKIDDYDNFIIGFWCDKGTMDKDSIEFLKTLNNKNIYFLGTLGARPDSEHWNDVFENAKKLCSENNNFKNGLLIWGRISKEMQDMMKKFPAGHPHGVTPERVARWEAASTHPDENDFKKAEEFFSNLLNN; this is encoded by the coding sequence ATGAAAACATTAATAGTTTATTCTACAATCAGTGGAAATACAAAAGCTGTGTGTGAAAGAATATATGAAGCTTTAAATGCAGAAAAAGAAATACTAAATGTTAAAAATATTAAAAATTTAAAAATAGATGACTATGATAATTTTATAATAGGTTTTTGGTGTGATAAAGGAACTATGGATAAAGATTCTATTGAATTTTTAAAGACTTTGAATAATAAGAATATTTATTTTTTAGGTACATTAGGTGCAAGACCTGACTCAGAACATTGGAATGATGTTTTTGAGAATGCTAAGAAATTATGTTCTGAAAATAATAATTTTAAAAATGGTTTATTGATTTGGGGAAGAATTTCAAAAGAAATGCAAGATATGATGAAGAAATTTCCAGCAGGACATCCTCATGGAGTAACACCTGAAAGAGTTGCAAGATGGGAAGCAGCTTCTACACACCCAGATGAAAATGATTTTAAAAAGGCAGAAGAATTTTTCTCTAATCTATTAAATAATTAA
- a CDS encoding type II toxin-antitoxin system RelB/DinJ family antitoxin, whose translation MAILTIKVDDNVLEEAKRIFDEIGIDTNRAINTFLKKCVSENAIPFDLNISSKGNWAKMLERNAEKEETREIEKNKNNLDENIEELAYEGLDV comes from the coding sequence ATGGCAATTTTAACAATAAAAGTTGATGATAATGTTTTAGAAGAAGCAAAGAGAATTTTTGATGAAATAGGTATAGATACAAATAGAGCTATAAATACTTTTTTAAAAAAATGTGTTTCAGAGAATGCTATTCCATTTGATTTAAATATTTCTAGTAAAGGAAATTGGGCAAAAATGTTAGAGAGAAATGCTGAGAAAGAAGAAACTAGAGAAATTGAAAAAAATAAAAATAATCTTGATGAGAATATAGAAGAATTAGCATATGAAGGTCTAGATGTTTAA
- a CDS encoding toxin-antitoxin system YwqK family antitoxin produces the protein MKKILLSLLAFCSFVAYAAGELNMDEVNKYVSEKLNKDKEITITYKLNKANNTLEGYSEEGKLIGVNSLKDEPGVVQMAGMKTKISEKNGKLNPVSEIYLANGQLVVRNTYKFNRETNIFATDAVIAYVNGEIPYSADLKAFLDGIDRIQVETFENNKLVLYTTYELNHKSQQITVKNGLSANVTITKAVLSINGLNGTMETYYENGKINQKVAIKNGLFNGKVEKFSDKSGKLLGTGIMKDGLPDGEFVEYDEAGKVISKVKYKEGKEIK, from the coding sequence ATGAAAAAAATTTTATTATCACTTTTAGCTTTTTGTAGTTTTGTTGCTTATGCAGCAGGAGAGCTAAATATGGATGAGGTAAACAAATATGTTAGCGAAAAATTAAATAAAGATAAGGAAATAACAATTACTTATAAATTGAATAAGGCTAACAATACCTTAGAAGGTTATAGTGAAGAAGGAAAACTTATAGGAGTTAACTCTTTAAAAGATGAGCCAGGTGTTGTACAAATGGCAGGAATGAAAACTAAGATTTCTGAAAAAAATGGAAAATTAAATCCAGTTTCTGAAATTTATCTTGCTAATGGACAGTTAGTTGTTAGAAATACTTATAAATTTAATAGGGAAACAAATATATTTGCAACAGATGCTGTAATAGCTTATGTTAATGGAGAAATTCCTTATAGTGCTGATTTGAAAGCTTTTTTAGATGGTATTGATAGAATACAAGTGGAAACTTTTGAAAATAATAAATTAGTATTATATACTACTTATGAGCTAAATCATAAAAGTCAACAAATAACTGTAAAAAATGGACTAAGTGCAAATGTAACTATAACAAAAGCTGTTTTATCAATTAATGGTTTGAATGGTACTATGGAAACTTACTATGAAAATGGAAAAATTAATCAAAAAGTAGCTATAAAAAATGGTCTATTTAATGGTAAAGTTGAGAAATTCTCTGATAAGAGTGGAAAACTTCTTGGAACAGGAATAATGAAAGATGGTTTACCAGATGGAGAGTTTGTTGAATATGATGAAGCTGGAAAAGTAATTTCTAAAGTAAAATATAAAGAGGGTAAAGAAATAAAATAA
- a CDS encoding transposase has protein sequence MFKSNITNGLIEGLNNEIKSIKRTAFGYSNFSNFKKHILIQTGIISISA, from the coding sequence ATGTTTAAATCAAACATTACAAATGGGTTGATAGAAGGTTTAAACAACGAAATTAAGTCAATAAAGAGAACAGCATTTGGATATTCAAATTTTAGTAATTTTAAAAAGCACATATTAATTCAAACAGGAATTATATCAATTAGTGCTTAA
- a CDS encoding ATP-binding protein gives MIKRNLYLQVTYLLASPETTEREFSPLKSVKDNYPKLVLSIDNLPESNVEGIKRKRIIDFLLEKVLN, from the coding sequence ATGATTAAAAGAAATTTATATTTACAGGTTACTTATTTACTAGCAAGTCCAGAAACTACTGAAAGAGAGTTTTCACCTTTAAAATCTGTAAAAGATAACTATCCTAAATTAGTTCTTTCTATAGATAATTTACCTGAAAGTAATGTAGAAGGTATTAAGAGAAAAAGAATCATTGATTTCTTATTGGAAAAAGTCCTGAATTAG
- a CDS encoding MmcQ/YjbR family DNA-binding protein encodes MREINNFIKDKKINLKKLEEFGFELINNSCYYHTFLLKNQFKMSVKISLDNSIFTEIIDTETNEPYVLHLLEMKRSGYSEKVYKAYSEILAKIQKECFENEIFKANYTKEIITYVKNKYEDKLEFLWEKSSKNAVVRRKSSNKWYAVILTVSKRKLNLDSDEIIEVINLHNSPEEIEKLIDNKKYFPAYHMNKKHWCTICLDGTIELKEIYKLIDISYELAK; translated from the coding sequence ATGAGAGAAATAAATAATTTTATTAAAGATAAAAAAATAAACTTAAAAAAACTAGAAGAATTCGGTTTTGAATTAATAAATAATTCTTGTTACTACCATACTTTTTTATTAAAAAATCAATTTAAAATGTCTGTTAAAATTAGTTTAGATAATTCAATTTTTACTGAAATAATAGATACAGAAACTAATGAACCTTATGTCTTACATCTTTTAGAAATGAAAAGAAGTGGTTATAGTGAAAAAGTATATAAAGCATATAGTGAAATTTTAGCTAAAATACAAAAAGAATGTTTTGAAAATGAGATATTTAAAGCTAACTATACAAAAGAAATTATAACTTATGTTAAAAATAAATATGAAGATAAATTGGAGTTTTTATGGGAAAAATCTTCTAAAAATGCGGTTGTTCGCAGAAAATCTAGTAATAAATGGTATGCAGTAATATTAACTGTATCTAAAAGAAAACTTAACTTAGATAGTGATGAAATTATTGAAGTAATTAATTTACATAATAGTCCAGAAGAGATTGAAAAACTTATAGATAATAAAAAATATTTTCCAGCCTATCATATGAATAAAAAACATTGGTGTACAATTTGTCTTGATGGAACAATTGAACTTAAAGAAATTTATAAATTGATAGATATAAGTTATGAATTAGCAAAGTAA
- a CDS encoding DUF3944 domain-containing protein, protein MAYVFDKDLEFLGECSDEQLAKLAEIIIKDDDGKIRRTEEVTKSNEYKRYGKNYSKYWEILVGDFQKFGGNSGANLLRGGKGVQYNEILTDILGSKFSKLSVFEKEKELLKRGLSIILDELEVEKRILIAEYIGFQGVNYNTDTIMNFINKENYKIDFNFKIINIILEQVTTKRVDYALLKNISSFKGTGAKIGLGIGIAVKAGLRSVPLLGPITTLNLALTEAKRVTIPASIVVACLRKILNYEKSNSME, encoded by the coding sequence ATGGCTTATGTATTTGATAAGGATTTAGAATTTTTAGGGGAGTGTAGTGATGAACAGTTAGCTAAATTAGCTGAAATTATAATTAAAGATGACGATGGTAAAATTAGAAGAACTGAAGAGGTTACAAAAAGTAATGAGTATAAAAGATATGGTAAAAATTATAGTAAATACTGGGAAATTTTAGTTGGAGATTTTCAAAAATTTGGTGGAAATTCAGGAGCTAATCTTTTAAGAGGTGGGAAAGGTGTTCAATATAATGAAATTTTAACTGATATCTTAGGCTCAAAATTTTCTAAACTTAGTGTTTTTGAAAAAGAAAAAGAATTATTAAAAAGAGGTCTCTCTATTATATTAGATGAACTAGAAGTAGAAAAGAGAATTTTAATTGCTGAATATATAGGCTTCCAAGGAGTAAATTATAATACAGACACTATTATGAATTTTATTAATAAAGAAAATTATAAAATAGATTTTAACTTTAAAATTATAAATATAATTTTAGAACAAGTAACTACTAAAAGAGTAGATTATGCTTTGTTAAAAAATATATCTTCATTCAAAGGTACAGGTGCCAAAATAGGATTAGGAATAGGTATTGCAGTAAAAGCAGGGCTTCGTTCAGTTCCTCTATTAGGACCAATTACAACTTTAAATCTAGCATTAACAGAAGCTAAAAGAGTCACTATACCAGCCTCTATTGTTGTTGCTTGTTTAAGAAAAATTTTAAATTATGAAAAATCAAATAGTATGGAGTAA
- a CDS encoding type II toxin-antitoxin system RelB/DinJ family antitoxin: MATLTINTDEKTAENFYAFCEELGLDMSTAMTLFMKACLREQKIPFELKVAKKEVAQNIKTKPATIEELLENYDI; this comes from the coding sequence ATGGCTACATTAACAATTAATACAGATGAAAAAACAGCTGAAAATTTTTATGCTTTTTGTGAAGAACTTGGTTTAGATATGTCAACAGCAATGACATTATTTATGAAGGCTTGTTTGAGAGAGCAAAAAATTCCTTTTGAACTTAAAGTAGCAAAGAAAGAAGTTGCTCAAAATATAAAAACAAAACCTGCTACAATAGAAGAATTATTGGAAAATTATGATATCTAA
- a CDS encoding spore photoproduct lyase: MLYIVTALYIEAKPLISLFNLKKDNTYTKFQVFSNENIKLIISGTGKIKSATALTYLIANKNIKENDYIINIGFIASSNDNSQLGNIVYTSKIQNAYSDTTFYPEMIYKHNFLEGSLTTFDKIIENKIENVEYIDMEAYGFFQTASIFFKKDKIIVLKIVSDILKEKVEDRILIDFKDEKLFNESYKKIYDFLLKYINISTDNKNNFVNNEQDLIKKVLENLKLSDTMTYEFFNILKYLKIKYGNIDILKRYENIKVNSKVQGKKIFEEIKKFSKLNNKVEIERKALNNKNSNLFNNRFSHIYVEKKILNNKNTLEILSKFKDVKIIEIDNYKEVFSSNNQDFHLQKLGQKLILASNKPNMIYEGAVVCESFENDNFYYTSSIINCVYDCEYCYLQGVYSSGNIVIFVDIEKVFEEVEELYNKLKTLYLCVSYDTDLLAMENICGFSEKWYYFIEDKKDLKIELRTKSGNIDKFLNLKPLDNFIIAFTLSPENIALKNEKYTASFKNRVNAIKELQEKGWKVRICIDPLIYSDNFEENYSQMIEYLFNEIDKEKVIDISIGVFRISKEYLKKMRNQNQNSEILYYPFECIDGVYTYSDKIKSYMINFIKEQFLKYININKIYI; the protein is encoded by the coding sequence ATGTTATATATAGTAACAGCATTATATATTGAAGCCAAACCTTTAATATCATTATTTAATTTAAAGAAAGATAATACTTATACAAAATTTCAAGTATTTTCAAACGAGAATATAAAATTAATTATAAGTGGCACAGGTAAAATAAAATCTGCTACTGCTTTAACTTATTTAATTGCTAATAAGAATATTAAAGAAAATGACTATATAATAAATATTGGTTTTATAGCAAGTTCAAATGATAATTCTCAATTAGGGAATATAGTATATACCTCAAAAATTCAAAATGCTTATTCAGATACAACTTTCTATCCTGAAATGATTTATAAACATAATTTCTTAGAAGGAAGTTTAACTACTTTTGATAAAATAATTGAGAATAAAATTGAAAATGTAGAATATATAGATATGGAAGCCTATGGTTTTTTCCAGACAGCTTCTATTTTTTTTAAGAAAGATAAAATTATTGTTTTGAAGATAGTATCTGATATATTAAAAGAAAAAGTTGAGGATAGAATTTTAATTGATTTTAAAGATGAGAAGTTATTTAATGAAAGTTATAAAAAAATTTATGATTTTTTATTAAAATATATCAATATCTCTACTGATAATAAAAATAATTTCGTTAATAATGAACAAGATTTGATAAAAAAAGTATTAGAAAATTTAAAATTAAGTGATACAATGACTTATGAGTTTTTTAATATACTAAAATATCTAAAAATAAAATATGGAAATATTGATATATTAAAAAGATATGAAAATATTAAAGTAAATTCAAAAGTTCAAGGAAAGAAAATTTTTGAAGAAATAAAAAAATTTAGTAAGTTAAATAATAAAGTTGAAATTGAAAGAAAAGCTTTAAATAATAAGAATTCTAACTTATTTAACAACAGATTTTCTCATATCTATGTTGAAAAGAAAATTTTAAATAATAAAAACACTTTGGAAATACTATCAAAATTTAAAGATGTGAAGATAATAGAAATTGATAACTATAAAGAAGTATTTTCAAGTAATAATCAAGATTTTCATTTACAAAAATTAGGGCAGAAATTAATTCTTGCCTCTAATAAGCCTAATATGATTTATGAAGGCGCAGTAGTTTGTGAAAGTTTTGAAAATGATAATTTTTACTATACTTCTTCTATAATAAATTGTGTCTATGATTGTGAGTATTGTTATCTTCAAGGAGTTTATTCTTCTGGAAATATAGTTATTTTTGTGGATATTGAAAAGGTTTTTGAAGAAGTTGAAGAGTTATATAATAAATTAAAAACTTTATATCTTTGTGTATCCTATGATACAGATTTACTTGCAATGGAAAATATCTGTGGTTTTTCTGAGAAATGGTATTATTTTATTGAAGATAAAAAAGATTTAAAAATTGAGTTAAGAACCAAATCAGGAAATATTGATAAATTTTTAAATTTAAAACCTTTGGATAATTTTATAATTGCTTTTACATTATCTCCTGAAAATATTGCTTTAAAAAATGAAAAATATACAGCTAGTTTTAAAAATAGAGTAAATGCTATTAAAGAATTGCAAGAAAAGGGCTGGAAAGTTAGAATTTGCATAGACCCTTTAATATATAGTGATAATTTTGAAGAAAATTATAGTCAAATGATAGAATATTTATTTAATGAAATAGACAAGGAAAAAGTTATTGATATAAGTATTGGAGTATTTAGAATTTCAAAAGAATATTTGAAAAAGATGAGAAACCAAAATCAAAATTCAGAAATTTTATATTATCCTTTTGAATGTATTGATGGAGTTTATACATATTCTGATAAAATAAAATCATATATGATAAACTTTATTAAAGAACAATTTTTAAAATATATCAATATAAATAAGATTTATATATAA
- a CDS encoding SDR family NAD(P)-dependent oxidoreductase: MKIALVTGSTSGIGYEISKRLLKINYIVYGIGRNFIKNDENIFKEYENFIPVTCDLSKLDDLEKTLHSLKKINFDLIVNSAGIGYFGLHEEMNISKIKNMIAVNLQAPLVISQYFLRTLKENKGIIINISSVTANKESPLASVYSATKAGLSQFSKSLFEEVRKNDVKVITIYPDMTKTNFYDNNTYFECDDDEKAYIKMENIGNTIEFILNQSENIVFTDITIKPQRHKIKKVKRKE; this comes from the coding sequence ATGAAAATTGCTCTAGTTACAGGTTCTACTTCTGGAATAGGCTATGAAATATCAAAAAGATTATTAAAAATAAATTATATTGTCTATGGTATTGGTAGAAATTTTATAAAGAATGATGAAAATATTTTTAAAGAATATGAAAATTTTATCCCTGTTACTTGTGATTTATCTAAACTTGATGACTTAGAAAAAACATTACACTCCTTAAAAAAGATAAATTTTGATTTAATAGTGAATTCAGCTGGTATAGGTTATTTTGGTTTACATGAAGAAATGAATATATCAAAAATTAAAAATATGATAGCAGTTAATTTACAAGCACCACTTGTAATTAGTCAATATTTTCTAAGAACATTAAAAGAAAATAAAGGTATAATAATAAATATTTCATCAGTTACTGCAAATAAAGAAAGTCCTTTGGCTTCTGTTTATTCTGCAACAAAGGCAGGACTAAGCCAATTTTCAAAAAGTTTATTTGAAGAAGTTAGGAAAAATGATGTAAAGGTTATAACTATTTATCCAGATATGACTAAAACAAATTTTTATGATAATAACACTTATTTTGAATGTGATGATGATGAAAAAGCATATATAAAAATGGAAAATATTGGAAATACAATAGAATTTATTTTAAATCAAAGTGAAAATATAGTTTTCACAGATATAACAATAAAGCCACAAAGGCATAAGATAAAAAAAGTAAAAAGAAAGGAATAA
- a CDS encoding MBL fold metallo-hydrolase → MKISILGSGSGGNSTFVEIEDYKLLVDTGFSCKKTEEKLEKIGKKLSDISAILITHEHSDHINGAGVIARKYDIPIYITPESYRAGAVKLGEIDKSLLNFIDGDFILNDKVKVSPFDVMHDAERTIGFKLETQLNKKIAISTDIGYITNIVREYFKDVDAMVIESNYDFNTLMNCAYPWNLKERVKSRNGHLSNNECAKFIKEMYTDKLKKVFLAHVSKDSNNISLIKETLEDEFIGMIRKPNCEITTQDNVTKLFDIDE, encoded by the coding sequence ATGAAAATTTCAATTCTAGGAAGTGGAAGTGGAGGGAATTCAACTTTTGTAGAAATAGAAGACTATAAACTTTTGGTAGATACAGGTTTCAGTTGTAAAAAAACAGAAGAAAAATTAGAAAAGATTGGAAAAAAATTATCAGATATTTCAGCAATTTTAATAACTCATGAGCACAGTGACCATATAAATGGAGCAGGAGTTATAGCAAGAAAATATGATATCCCTATCTATATTACTCCTGAGAGTTATAGAGCAGGAGCAGTTAAATTAGGAGAAATAGACAAATCTTTATTAAATTTTATTGATGGAGATTTTATTCTTAATGATAAAGTAAAAGTTTCTCCATTTGATGTTATGCATGATGCTGAAAGAACCATTGGTTTTAAATTAGAAACTCAACTTAATAAAAAAATAGCAATATCAACCGATATAGGTTATATAACAAATATAGTTAGAGAATATTTTAAAGATGTAGATGCTATGGTTATTGAAAGTAACTACGATTTTAATACTCTTATGAACTGTGCATATCCTTGGAATTTAAAGGAAAGAGTTAAAAGTAGAAATGGTCATCTCTCAAATAATGAGTGTGCAAAATTTATTAAAGAGATGTATACAGATAAATTAAAAAAAGTATTCTTGGCTCATGTAAGTAAAGATAGTAATAATATTTCTCTAATAAAAGAAACTCTTGAAGATGAATTTATTGGAATGATTAGAAAGCCTAATTGTGAGATAACAACACAAGACAATGTAACAAAACTATTTGACATAGATGAATAG